The Dioscorea cayenensis subsp. rotundata cultivar TDr96_F1 chromosome 7, TDr96_F1_v2_PseudoChromosome.rev07_lg8_w22 25.fasta, whole genome shotgun sequence genome includes a region encoding these proteins:
- the LOC120264488 gene encoding prosaposin-like, translated as MVSRHGISLLFLLLIGCFNAVSGNLGILEINDHKMTTLSKLNGSGRNGQICTLCEDFASQTLSYLSDNETQIMIINGLHHVCSKLYSLKHQCLELVDYYVPMFFVMVSQIQPKEFCEEVKLCEIMTSLRLPNHDGPCKICHNLVVEVLTKLTDPDIQLEIIEVLLKACSKMDNYAQECKKIVFHYGPLILFDIEKYLETTDVCAAIHVCKVNQEAGIGATLLADA; from the exons ATGGTTTCAAGGCATGGTATTTCGCTGCTGTTTTTGTTGCTAATTGGATGTTTCAATGCAGTCTCTGGAAATCTAGGGATTTTGGAAATCAATG ATCACAAAATGACAACCTTGAGTAAACTGAATGGTTCTGGAAGAAATGGACAAATATGCACACTCTGTGAAGATTTTGCTAGTCAGACTTTATCTTATCTTAGTGATAATGAAACTCAGATTATGATCATCAATGGCCTCCATCATGTTTGTTCCAAGCTTTACTCTCTCAAGCATCAG TGTCTTGAGTTGGTGGATTACTATGTACCCATGTTCTTTGTCATGGTTAGTCAGATACAACCAAAGGAATTCTGTGAAGAAGTCAAGCTCTGTGAGATTATGACTTCTTTGCGCCTTCCAAATCATGATGGCCCCTGCAAAATTTGccataatcttgttgttgaaGTTCTTACCAAACTGACAGATCCTGACATACAG CTGGAGATAATTGAGGTGCTTCTGAAGGCATGCAGCAAAATGGATAATTATGCACAAgag TGCAAGAAGATCGTCTTCCACTACGGTCCATTGATATTGTTTGATATCGAGAAATATCTGGAGACAACGGACGTCTGTGCTGCTATTCATGTATGCAAGGTCAATCAAGAAGCCGGCATTGGTGCTACACTTCTGGCTGATGCTTAA
- the LOC120264321 gene encoding WEB family protein At2g38370-like: MKVEEQAAQIEKDLIMKEKETLDVLKELEMTKKIVDELKLKLQKEAAEASKSQEFDSDGETVSQVKECSSKDTGDGVDVIGSNAGVSKQSPGSILMDLKLAKVSLSKTTSDLAGIRSSIELLNSKIEKEKSMLEKTRQKLAANTAEVANLEEELNLTTQKLQAVRDTESNQSLDPSEISRKIKELNCETEQFKKMAEAAKSEVSKLTSEIEQAKASMKTAEVRWLAAKKMEEAARAAEASALEEMKALTNSDNLSGDLQNSSAVTLPIEEYIILTRKAEEAEVASKKKIEAAMLKVEEANQSKQELLLRVEEAKKEVKTSRKVLEEALKRVEAANMGKLAVEEALRKWRSEHGQKRRSLPNSTKFKNAGPVHHRRDSRMLDVNGLSLLVPERSKSVMTLGQILSRKLLSPEDHGLEIQENTNVKLKVSLGQILNKNVISPPRTHEKKSSAKRKKFGFVGSIILANQSKKNKKKRKQSCSSPK; encoded by the coding sequence ATGAAAGTCGAAGAACAAGCTGCGCAAATTGAGAAGGATCTTATTATGAAGGAAAAGGAAACTCTTGATGTTTTAAAAGAGCTGGAAATGACCAAAAAGATTGTTGATGAACTCAAGCTGAAATTACAGAAAGAAGCTGCTGAAGCAAGCAAAAGTCAAGAGTTCGATTCCGATGGTGAAACTGTTTCCCAAGTGAAAGAATGTTCTTCCAAAGATACTGGTGACGGGGTCGATGTGATAGGGTCGAATGCTGGTGTATCAAAGCAATCACCAGGTTCCATTTTAATGGATTTGAAGTTAGCAAAGGTGAGTTTGAGCAAGACAACTAGTGATCTGGCTGGGATTCGATCTTCGATTGAATTGCTTAATAGTAAAATAGAGAAGGAGAAGTCGATGCTTGAGAAGACCCGGCAGAAACTAGCTGCAAATACTGCTGAGGTTGCAAATTTGGAAGAAGAGTTGAACCTAACAACACAGAAGCTTCAAGCAGTCAGAGATACGGAAAGTAACCAGTCTCTAGATCCGTCTGAGATTTCAAGGAAGATCAAAGAATTGAACTGTGAGACCGAGCAATTCAAGAAGATGGCTGAGGCTGCTAAATCTGAAGTCTCGAAACTTACTTCTGAAATCGAGCAGGCAAAGGCTAGCATGAAGACTGCTGAAGTCAGGTGGCTAGCAGCTAAAAAGATGGAGGAAGCAGCCCGAGCTGCTGAAGCCTCTGCACTCGAGGAGATGAAAGCACTGACAAACAGTGATAACTTGAGCGGAGATCTCCAGAACTCCTCTGCAGTGACGCTCCCGATTGAAGAGTACATCATTCTGACACGTAAAGCCGAAGAGGCTGAAGTAGCATCAAAGAAGAAAATCGAAGCAGCTATGCTTAAAGTAGAAGAAGCAAATCAGTCAAAGCAGGAGTTGCTACTCAGGGTGGAGGAAGCGAAGAAGGAAGTGAAAACCAGTCGGAAAGTTCTAGAGGAGGCCCTAAAGAGAGTAGAAGCTGCAAACATGGGAAAGTTAGCAGTTGAAGAAGCTCTGAGGAAGTGGAGGTCAGAGCATGGCCAGAAACGGCGGTCTCTTCCTAATTCCACCAAATTCAAGAATGCAGGACCAGTTCATCATCGAAGAGACTCCCGAATGCTTGACGTGAATGGTTTGAGTTTGCTCGTGCCTGAACGGTCAAAGAGCGTGATGACATTGGGGCAAATACTTAGCAGAAAGTTGTTGAGCCCTGAAGATCATGGCTTGGAAATTCAGGAGAATACTAATGTTAAGCTGAAGGTTTCCCTCGGCCAAATTCTGAATAAGAATGTCATTTCTCCCCCGAGGACTCACGAGAAGAAGTCCTCTGCAAAGAGAAAGAAGTTCGGCTTTGTAGGATCAATTATATTGGCTAATCaaagcaagaaaaacaagaagaagaggaagcagAGTTGCAGCAGCCCAAAGTAG